Proteins co-encoded in one Spirosoma endbachense genomic window:
- a CDS encoding DUF4190 domain-containing protein: MKTLFLTRATSLPVRISSLYKLSVLLIALTALGSFSSCQRAPYAYFTPTPRVPHQRIAVTNSTVNPPVEPQITASLKEEVPVSTKPIWEQPADNTFSHPDVTAVDQTPSQGQRKQPHRNKTVPPQCDQIVLRSGDVIEARIKEIGVNEIKYKKCDRPDGPDYTISKRDVLSIKYTNGDVERFSTNANSYNTSSSGGSRASYDSPTNSQNDGPKTDPFAIVAIATGGLAILTGYGAFLLGAAAIVFGALSLTRIRKEPARFKGKGLALGGMIAGIVAAGVILLYMLL; this comes from the coding sequence ATGAAAACACTCTTTCTAACAAGGGCTACATCGCTACCAGTTAGGATTTCATCCCTGTATAAGCTAAGCGTTCTTCTAATAGCACTTACTGCACTGGGTAGCTTTTCATCCTGCCAGCGCGCCCCTTATGCCTATTTCACGCCGACACCCCGCGTACCCCATCAGCGGATAGCAGTCACTAATTCCACGGTAAACCCACCCGTTGAGCCTCAGATAACGGCTTCGTTGAAAGAGGAAGTTCCTGTTTCTACAAAACCCATCTGGGAACAACCAGCAGACAACACGTTTTCACATCCAGACGTAACCGCAGTCGACCAGACTCCTTCCCAGGGTCAACGTAAGCAGCCGCACCGCAACAAAACCGTGCCGCCCCAGTGCGACCAGATTGTACTGCGCAGTGGCGATGTCATTGAGGCCAGGATCAAGGAAATAGGGGTCAATGAGATTAAATACAAGAAATGTGATCGGCCGGATGGTCCTGATTATACCATTTCCAAACGCGATGTGCTGAGTATAAAATATACCAATGGCGATGTCGAACGCTTCAGTACAAACGCTAATTCATACAATACCAGCTCATCAGGAGGAAGTCGGGCCTCTTACGACAGCCCCACTAACTCCCAGAATGACGGCCCAAAAACGGACCCCTTCGCTATTGTGGCCATTGCAACCGGGGGACTCGCCATTCTGACGGGCTACGGTGCTTTTTTGTTAGGAGCAGCAGCCATTGTGTTTGGTGCGCTCAGTTTAACGCGCATTCGCAAAGAACCAGCCCGGTTTAAAGGGAAAGGATTAGCGCTCGGCGGAATGATTGCGGGTATCGTAGCGGCCGGTGTTATCCTGCTATATATGCTTCTATAG
- a CDS encoding response regulator transcription factor, which yields MKIPITVAIVDGNEPIRQSLAILVDGAEGFRVQATFEDAESALAYLPPHCVDVVLMDIDLPGMNGIDCVQKLKDLCPNIRVMMCTMYDEDETVFDALKAGANSYILKRSPLHKLLDAIIELDEGGAPMSSTIARKTADSFSGNTITPNTPDVLTPREREILDRLSKGYSHKEVANALFISSPMVRKHIFTIYQKLQLQSQADTVNRHLRQR from the coding sequence ATGAAAATACCCATTACTGTGGCTATCGTAGATGGTAATGAGCCGATACGACAGTCATTAGCTATTTTGGTCGATGGGGCGGAAGGCTTTAGGGTTCAGGCTACATTCGAGGATGCGGAGTCGGCACTCGCCTATTTACCGCCCCATTGTGTCGACGTTGTCCTGATGGATATTGACCTGCCGGGCATGAATGGTATCGACTGCGTTCAGAAGCTGAAAGACCTGTGCCCGAACATCCGGGTTATGATGTGCACCATGTATGACGAAGACGAAACTGTTTTTGACGCGCTTAAAGCAGGGGCTAACTCATATATTCTCAAACGGAGTCCTCTTCACAAACTTCTCGACGCCATCATCGAACTGGACGAAGGCGGGGCACCCATGAGCAGTACTATTGCCCGAAAAACCGCCGATTCGTTTTCCGGCAACACGATCACGCCCAACACACCGGACGTACTGACGCCCCGTGAGCGTGAAATCCTGGATCGCCTATCGAAGGGTTACAGCCATAAAGAAGTAGCGAATGCCCTTTTCATTAGCTCACCAATGGTGCGGAAACACATTTTCACGATCTACCAGAAGCTTCAGTTACAATCTCAGGCAGATACCGTTAACAGGCACCTAAGGCAAAGATAA